From Echinicola jeungdonensis, the proteins below share one genomic window:
- a CDS encoding glycoside hydrolase family 43 protein — protein MPTLKTTTLLLIVFLVVSNILAQESQEAFHPGKPWMDTEGNIINAHGGGILFDDGIYYWFGEKRGKHRSQGVNVYSSKDLYNWKPEGLALSPVDGDDDHDIARGCVMERPKVIYNEKTGKYVMWFHLELKGQGYSAARAAVAVSDKVTGPYTFVHSYRPNGNMSRDMTLLQEEDGTAYHIYSSRENYDLRIAKLSEDYLHHTKDDHLMFSEHREAPAIVKHDGKYFLITSACTGWKPNAAAVHVAKSLVGPWKRYENPMRGPEADITFDAQSTFIFPVQGKEDQLIFMADRWQPNDLINSPYIWLPIEWENELPTVEWNDNWNLNDFE, from the coding sequence ATGCCTACCTTAAAAACTACGACCTTATTGCTCATTGTCTTTTTGGTTGTGAGCAATATTTTGGCACAAGAATCCCAAGAAGCATTTCATCCGGGAAAACCTTGGATGGATACAGAGGGCAATATCATCAATGCACATGGTGGGGGAATTTTATTTGATGACGGCATTTATTATTGGTTTGGGGAAAAAAGAGGGAAACACCGCTCCCAAGGGGTAAATGTTTATTCTTCCAAAGATCTTTATAATTGGAAACCCGAAGGCCTGGCCCTTTCTCCTGTTGATGGGGATGATGATCACGATATTGCCAGGGGTTGTGTGATGGAACGGCCAAAGGTGATTTATAATGAGAAAACCGGGAAATACGTGATGTGGTTTCATCTGGAATTAAAAGGCCAGGGATATAGTGCTGCACGTGCAGCTGTTGCAGTAAGTGATAAGGTTACCGGGCCCTATACTTTTGTACACAGTTACCGCCCCAATGGAAATATGTCCAGGGATATGACCCTTTTGCAGGAAGAAGATGGGACAGCCTATCATATATATTCTTCCAGGGAAAATTATGATTTGCGAATTGCCAAACTCAGTGAAGATTACTTGCATCACACCAAGGATGACCATTTGATGTTCAGCGAGCACCGGGAAGCACCTGCCATTGTTAAACATGATGGAAAGTATTTCTTGATTACAAGTGCCTGTACCGGTTGGAAACCCAATGCTGCCGCTGTACATGTGGCCAAATCATTGGTGGGACCCTGGAAGCGATATGAAAACCCCATGAGAGGTCCTGAGGCTGACATTACCTTTGATGCACAGTCCACCTTTATTTTTCCTGTCCAGGGAAAAGAGGATCAATTGATCTTTATGGCGGACCGTTGGCAACCTAATGACTTGATAAATAGCCCCTATATTTGGCTGCCTATTGAGTGGGAAAATGAACTCCCTACAGTGGAGTGGAATGATAATTGGAATTTAAATGATTTTGAATAA
- a CDS encoding glycoside hydrolase family 16 protein, with translation MGFSSCSNSNTRAVDRYVPYELVEYPGYKLVWSEEFEEDGKPDSTFWSFEFGFVRNNELQWYQPENANVKNGFLVIEGKREKIKNEFFNSESNDWRKSREFAQYSSASINTRGKKEFQYGIIEVRAKIDTALGMWPAIWTLGTTKGWPANGEVDIMEYYRVDGKATILANAAWKKAGGRYEAEWDESKIPFSNFLESDPDWPNKFHLWKMHWTEDFIRLYLDDELLNEIDLSQTQNPDGFNPFHQPHYILLNLALGSNGGDPAETDFPREYLVDYVRIFQEDSSE, from the coding sequence ATGGGATTTTCCTCCTGCTCCAATTCTAATACCAGGGCTGTGGATAGGTATGTTCCTTATGAGTTGGTGGAATATCCAGGCTATAAACTGGTCTGGAGTGAGGAATTTGAGGAAGATGGAAAACCTGATTCAACTTTTTGGTCTTTTGAATTTGGATTTGTCCGCAATAATGAACTGCAATGGTACCAACCAGAAAATGCCAATGTTAAAAATGGTTTTTTGGTCATTGAGGGGAAAAGAGAAAAAATTAAAAATGAATTTTTTAATTCTGAAAGCAATGATTGGAGGAAAAGCAGGGAATTCGCCCAGTATTCCTCCGCAAGTATCAATACCCGTGGTAAAAAAGAATTTCAATATGGCATCATAGAAGTCAGGGCAAAAATAGATACTGCTCTTGGTATGTGGCCTGCCATCTGGACTTTGGGAACAACCAAAGGCTGGCCTGCTAATGGTGAAGTGGATATAATGGAATATTATAGAGTGGATGGCAAAGCCACCATTTTGGCCAATGCAGCCTGGAAAAAGGCTGGTGGTAGATATGAAGCTGAGTGGGATGAAAGTAAAATACCATTTTCAAATTTTTTGGAAAGCGATCCTGACTGGCCCAACAAATTCCACTTGTGGAAAATGCATTGGACAGAGGATTTTATCCGCCTTTATTTGGATGATGAATTGTTAAATGAAATTGACCTTAGCCAAACCCAAAACCCCGATGGGTTTAACCCTTTTCATCAACCCCACTATATTTTGTTAAACCTGGCCTTGGGATCAAATGGGGGCGATCCAGCTGAAACTGACTTTCCACGGGAATATTTGGTGGATTATGTGAGGATATTTCAAGAGGATAGTAGCGAGTAA
- a CDS encoding RagB/SusD family nutrient uptake outer membrane protein: MNRYIKLFLSGFCLLATMNSCKDSFLDEEVLDSYAPEVLDDKLGFEAAVVGLHYQYGTFLTTTNDQTLQGIWHLGTDIVWAPAGRSNGDARHYFNYETLMPADNASRKVWQWLYSIINNANILISSTNVESVSGVTEEELAIYNGEGRFFRALAYNMLVTLYGDVPLVTEPLRSPKTDFVRTSVNEVDQVIIDDLMTAIDGLPTIGTASYDARGNKEMARHLLAEVYLRRGENALAEAQCDEIINSDLSLVKERYGVNANEPGDAFSDMFLFGNQRRREGNSEAIWVLEAENPTDVTGGSSGFPQQRRIWGSSYHDLPGMQPTDSLGGRGIARVRLNNWVVYELYEEEDMRNSKFNLKRQLYFNHPGENYDNIRGLPVPYGEDAEFTLADGETVIRIFAADTIFKYVPYTRKWGHYDERDNFGFGMWKDFMLMRLGETYLFRAEARFKQGNLSGAADDINELRERANASLVEPSDITLDFILDERVRELLAEENRRKTLVRTGTLVDRAKELTGTTPLADGAIETTNGLTETHTLMPIPLTEIELNKDAELEQNPGYN, from the coding sequence ATGAATCGATATATAAAATTATTCTTAAGTGGTTTTTGCTTATTGGCCACGATGAATAGCTGTAAGGACTCCTTTTTGGATGAGGAAGTTCTGGACAGTTATGCTCCTGAGGTATTGGATGATAAATTAGGCTTTGAAGCTGCAGTTGTAGGTCTTCATTATCAATATGGAACTTTCTTAACTACTACAAATGACCAAACCCTGCAGGGAATCTGGCATCTGGGTACCGACATAGTATGGGCTCCTGCTGGCCGATCCAATGGGGATGCCCGGCATTATTTCAATTATGAAACCCTTATGCCGGCGGACAACGCTTCCCGTAAGGTTTGGCAATGGTTATATAGCATTATCAATAATGCCAATATCTTGATATCCAGTACCAATGTTGAAAGCGTGTCTGGAGTGACTGAAGAGGAATTGGCCATCTATAATGGAGAAGGAAGGTTTTTCCGAGCCCTGGCTTATAATATGCTAGTAACATTGTATGGGGATGTGCCCTTAGTTACCGAACCATTGAGGAGCCCTAAAACGGATTTTGTCCGAACATCGGTGAATGAAGTAGATCAGGTAATTATTGATGACTTAATGACTGCTATAGATGGTTTGCCTACCATTGGAACCGCCTCTTATGATGCCCGAGGAAATAAGGAAATGGCAAGGCATCTATTGGCTGAAGTTTATTTGAGAAGAGGTGAAAATGCACTGGCAGAAGCCCAGTGTGATGAAATCATCAATAGTGACCTAAGCTTGGTAAAAGAACGATATGGAGTCAACGCCAATGAACCAGGGGATGCTTTTTCCGATATGTTTTTATTTGGTAACCAAAGAAGACGAGAGGGAAATTCAGAAGCCATTTGGGTGCTGGAAGCTGAAAATCCAACCGATGTAACTGGTGGTAGTTCAGGATTTCCACAACAAAGAAGGATTTGGGGTTCTTCCTACCATGACCTACCCGGAATGCAGCCTACTGATTCTTTAGGAGGCAGAGGGATTGCCAGAGTCCGTTTGAATAATTGGGTAGTTTATGAACTCTACGAGGAGGAGGATATGAGGAATTCTAAATTCAATCTCAAACGCCAATTATACTTTAACCATCCAGGTGAAAATTATGACAATATCAGAGGGTTGCCAGTTCCATATGGGGAGGATGCGGAATTTACCCTTGCGGATGGTGAAACGGTTATTAGAATCTTTGCCGCTGATACTATTTTCAAGTACGTTCCATATACCCGAAAATGGGGACATTATGATGAAAGGGACAATTTTGGTTTTGGTATGTGGAAGGATTTTATGCTAATGAGATTAGGTGAAACCTACCTGTTCCGTGCAGAAGCCAGGTTTAAACAAGGAAACCTTTCCGGAGCTGCGGATGATATCAATGAACTAAGGGAAAGAGCCAATGCCAGTTTAGTTGAACCATCAGATATAACCCTGGATTTTATTCTTGATGAAAGGGTAAGGGAATTGTTGGCAGAAGAAAACAGAAGGAAAACCTTGGTGCGTACCGGAACCTTAGTAGATAGAGCAAAAGAATTGACAGGAACAACTCCTTTGGCCGATGGAGCCATTGAAACAACCAATGGACTTACTGAAACCCATACCTTGATGCCAATACCATTGACAGAAATTGAATTAAATAAGGATGCTGAATTGGAGCAGAATCCTGGATATAACTAA
- a CDS encoding BNR repeat-containing protein: protein MNVKKIWVQMGLILALGACKAQMLQDSQVRETYVGEGWGNNSVNTVIFRRNALTTFEDTQFTAYYDPSGHVVLAKRELGDEHWETHQTKYTGNVKDAHNTISIAVDGAGYLHVSWDHHDNPLRYAKSKAPLGLELGPKEPMTGVEEEKVTYPEFHALPNGDLLFFYRSGASGQGNLVMNRYDVEQQSWIQLHDKLIDGEGQRNAYWQAFVDKAGTVHLSWVWRETWDVSTNHDLAYARSTDGGQSWERSNGDKYQLPITNSTAEYAWNIPQKSNLINQTAMYADENSQPYIVTYWEENGVTQYQVVYQDGQEWKKANTGFRNTSFQLGGGGTKRIPISRPQILVEENGSDKSLFILFRDEERGNKVSLAYTSALEDNGFWEVMDLTQYGVGQWEPNYDIELWKEKKQLHVFVQEVQQVDSEGLAQEMNTAVKVIELNP, encoded by the coding sequence ATGAATGTCAAAAAAATTTGGGTACAAATGGGGTTGATCCTGGCATTGGGAGCTTGTAAAGCCCAAATGCTCCAGGACAGCCAGGTTCGGGAAACTTATGTCGGAGAAGGCTGGGGCAATAATTCTGTTAATACGGTTATCTTCAGAAGAAATGCCTTGACAACATTTGAAGACACCCAATTCACCGCCTACTATGACCCTTCCGGTCATGTGGTTTTGGCCAAGAGGGAATTGGGCGATGAGCATTGGGAAACCCATCAAACTAAATACACGGGCAATGTAAAAGATGCCCATAATACCATCAGCATTGCAGTGGATGGAGCTGGATATTTACATGTTTCCTGGGATCATCACGACAATCCATTAAGGTATGCAAAAAGTAAAGCCCCTTTGGGATTAGAATTGGGACCTAAAGAGCCAATGACTGGGGTAGAAGAAGAAAAGGTGACTTATCCGGAATTTCATGCTTTACCCAATGGAGATTTGCTGTTTTTCTATCGGTCGGGCGCTTCCGGGCAAGGAAATTTGGTTATGAATAGGTATGATGTGGAGCAACAATCCTGGATACAACTTCATGACAAATTAATTGATGGTGAAGGCCAAAGAAATGCCTATTGGCAGGCTTTTGTGGATAAGGCTGGCACGGTTCATCTGAGCTGGGTGTGGCGGGAAACCTGGGATGTCTCTACCAATCATGATTTGGCTTATGCCAGATCAACCGATGGGGGCCAAAGCTGGGAAAGGTCCAATGGTGATAAATACCAATTGCCTATTACCAATTCTACAGCAGAATATGCCTGGAATATTCCACAAAAAAGCAATTTGATCAATCAAACTGCTATGTATGCGGATGAGAATAGTCAGCCTTATATCGTGACCTATTGGGAAGAAAATGGAGTTACTCAATATCAGGTTGTATATCAGGACGGACAGGAGTGGAAAAAAGCCAATACTGGATTCCGGAATACCAGCTTTCAGTTAGGCGGTGGTGGAACCAAACGGATTCCCATTTCAAGGCCACAGATATTGGTGGAGGAAAATGGCTCCGACAAGTCTTTGTTTATCCTTTTTAGGGATGAAGAACGGGGAAATAAAGTTTCCTTGGCCTACACTTCTGCACTCGAGGATAATGGATTTTGGGAAGTCATGGACCTGACCCAATATGGTGTTGGGCAGTGGGAACCAAATTATGATATTGAATTATGGAAGGAAAAAAAACAACTTCATGTTTTTGTTCAGGAGGTCCAGCAAGTAGACAGTGAGGGACTTGCTCAAGAAATGAATACAGCAGTTAAGGTGATAGAATTAAATCCTTAG
- a CDS encoding glycoside hydrolase family 88 protein, translating into MKKRLLFLLLAGSTILTSCGSNSKSGNEEEKKETVVLEDRIEPTLERGKEQYHHMMELLPAGEFPKTYHAKNDKFETSGSGWWCSGFYPGTLLYLYEATRDEKLLEEAERSLGLLEKEKFNTSTHDLGFMMYCSFGNALKIAPKEEYKDILVQSAKSLSSRFSEKVGAIKSWDSKEGDFLVIIDNMMNLELLFWATAETGDSTYYDIAVTHANTTMENHFREDNSSYHVLNYDPKSGDVNKKRTAQGYSDDSAWARGQAWGLYGYTVTYRETKDPRYLEQAKAIAAFILDHPNLPEDKVPYWDFDAPNIPDALRDSSAGAIMASALLELSDYVDGDLAAKYKENAATMLTTLTSDEYIAEKGTNGGFLLKHGVGHIPENSEVDVPLTYGDYYLVEALLRLKKEN; encoded by the coding sequence ATGAAAAAGCGATTATTATTCCTGTTGTTGGCCGGAAGCACTATTTTGACTTCCTGTGGTTCAAATAGTAAATCAGGAAATGAAGAGGAGAAAAAAGAAACTGTTGTTTTAGAGGATCGGATTGAACCCACCTTGGAAAGAGGAAAGGAACAATACCACCATATGATGGAACTTCTTCCAGCTGGAGAATTTCCTAAAACTTACCATGCAAAAAATGATAAGTTTGAGACCAGTGGTTCAGGATGGTGGTGCAGCGGATTTTACCCTGGCACCTTGCTTTACCTATATGAAGCTACAAGAGATGAAAAGTTGCTTGAGGAAGCAGAAAGAAGCCTTGGTTTATTGGAAAAGGAAAAATTCAATACCAGTACCCACGATCTGGGCTTTATGATGTATTGCAGTTTTGGAAATGCTCTTAAAATTGCACCAAAAGAGGAATATAAGGATATCCTGGTCCAAAGTGCTAAATCCTTATCCAGCAGGTTTAGTGAAAAAGTGGGAGCCATTAAATCCTGGGATTCCAAAGAAGGAGATTTTTTGGTGATCATAGATAATATGATGAACCTTGAATTATTGTTCTGGGCCACTGCCGAAACTGGAGATTCTACCTATTATGATATTGCCGTGACCCATGCCAATACTACCATGGAAAATCATTTTAGGGAAGATAACAGTTCATACCATGTTCTCAATTATGATCCAAAATCTGGGGATGTAAACAAAAAAAGAACTGCTCAAGGGTATTCTGATGACTCTGCCTGGGCAAGGGGCCAAGCTTGGGGTTTGTATGGTTACACGGTGACTTACAGAGAAACCAAGGATCCCAGGTATTTGGAACAGGCAAAGGCCATTGCTGCATTTATCTTGGATCATCCCAATTTGCCTGAGGACAAAGTGCCTTATTGGGATTTCGATGCGCCAAATATTCCTGACGCCTTAAGGGATTCTTCTGCAGGAGCCATTATGGCCTCCGCATTGTTAGAACTGTCAGATTATGTGGATGGTGATTTGGCTGCTAAATATAAGGAAAACGCAGCAACCATGCTGACCACCCTAACTTCCGATGAATACATTGCCGAAAAAGGCACCAATGGGGGATTCTTACTCAAACATGGAGTGGGACATATCCCAGAAAATTCTGAGGTGGATGTTCCTTTAACTTACGGGGATTATTATTTGGTAGAAGCTCTATTAAGACTGAAAAAGGAGAATTGA
- a CDS encoding DUF2264 domain-containing protein, with product MKNFLGKVFPTIIFLMSVNQLVLAQSNQVGEEGKEARKYYIEVMTKIADPVLKALSENQLKAKMPVEVAPNAYGGRDQVTYLEAFGRLLSGMAPWLELGPDETVEGHLREKYIQLALKCIHNATDPGSPDFMNFTQLGQPLVDAAFFAHALLRAPNQLWERLEPETQENVIDALKSSRVISPYYSNWLLFSGMVEAALLKFDGKADHVRMAYGLNKHKEWYLGDGMYGDGPDFHWDYYNSFVIQPMLLDISKVLKEKGNDMGKDHDLFLKRAKRYAEIQERLISPEGTYPVIGRSMAYRFGAFQLLSQVALWEELPQEISPAQVREALEAVIKKHMEAEDMFDEEGWLTLGFYGHQREIAEPYISTGSLYLCAEVFLVLGIPADGEFWAAPAQPWTQKKIWSGGEANIDKALY from the coding sequence ATGAAAAATTTCCTGGGAAAAGTATTCCCCACAATAATATTTTTAATGAGTGTAAACCAACTTGTTTTGGCTCAGTCCAACCAGGTGGGGGAAGAGGGAAAGGAAGCCAGGAAATATTATATCGAGGTGATGACAAAAATTGCCGACCCCGTTTTAAAGGCTTTGAGTGAGAACCAACTCAAAGCTAAGATGCCTGTGGAAGTGGCCCCTAATGCTTATGGAGGAAGGGATCAAGTGACCTACCTGGAAGCTTTTGGTCGCTTGCTTTCAGGTATGGCTCCCTGGCTGGAATTGGGGCCTGATGAAACAGTGGAAGGTCATTTAAGAGAGAAATATATTCAATTGGCATTAAAATGCATCCACAATGCCACAGATCCGGGATCTCCGGATTTTATGAATTTTACCCAACTTGGACAGCCCTTGGTAGATGCTGCATTTTTTGCCCATGCTTTATTAAGAGCTCCTAACCAATTATGGGAAAGGCTAGAACCCGAAACACAGGAGAATGTGATTGATGCCTTGAAATCATCCCGGGTTATTTCACCCTATTATAGCAACTGGCTACTTTTTTCAGGAATGGTTGAAGCTGCCTTGCTTAAGTTTGACGGTAAAGCCGACCATGTTAGAATGGCGTATGGGCTGAATAAGCATAAGGAGTGGTACCTGGGAGATGGTATGTACGGTGATGGGCCGGATTTCCATTGGGATTATTATAATAGTTTTGTGATCCAGCCAATGCTACTGGACATTTCGAAAGTCCTTAAAGAAAAAGGGAATGATATGGGCAAAGACCACGATCTTTTCCTTAAAAGAGCCAAAAGATACGCAGAAATTCAAGAAAGGCTGATTTCACCAGAAGGAACCTATCCTGTTATCGGAAGGTCAATGGCCTATAGATTTGGAGCATTCCAGTTGTTGTCTCAAGTGGCCCTTTGGGAAGAATTGCCACAGGAAATTTCCCCTGCCCAAGTGAGGGAAGCCCTTGAAGCCGTGATCAAAAAGCATATGGAAGCAGAAGATATGTTTGATGAAGAAGGATGGCTGACCCTTGGTTTTTATGGACACCAACGGGAAATTGCCGAACCTTATATTTCCACTGGAAGCTTGTACCTATGTGCTGAAGTGTTTTTGGTATTGGGGATTCCTGCTGATGGAGAGTTTTGGGCTGCACCCGCCCAGCCCTGGACCCAGAAAAAGATTTGGAGCGGAGGAGAAGCAAATATTGATAAAGCGCTTTACTAA
- a CDS encoding family 43 glycosylhydrolase, with protein sequence MKYIRMKNLLTLFVILTSALFWGTGCNPQTQEKEAYLFAYFTGNGPGEEAVHYAISNDGFNYRALNNNQPVIKADSISLRGGVRDPHILRGDDGKTFYMVLTDLYVPNDGWSNQGMVFLKSNDLVNWTHSTIHIPEVFPETFGDVHRVWAPQTIYDPEVQKYMVYFSMKQGNGPDIIYYAYANDDFTGLETEPKQLFYHPENKSCIDGDIVKKDGQYHLFFKTEGHGNGIKKAVSDQLTEGYTMEDEYLQQTKEAVEGSGIFKLNDSEKYILMYDVYMKGEYQFTQSTDLQEFEVIDQDISMNFHPRHGVVLPITMEEAKRLVDAYGIDEKNLIMGVNNDQVYEKNVDLDQEEETIYLPVKNEVDLSAVDPEFQMFTGYSLSPSGAQDFSNGPVSYTLTKPDGSTQTIEVSAKKDNNPALKGYYADPEIIYSNKTGKFHIYPTSDGFTGWSGTYFKSFSSEDLTNWQDDGVILDLKKDVEWADRNAWAPCAIEKEIDGEYKYFYYFTAAQKVGVAVADDPAGPFVDSGKPLVDFRPEGVRGGQEIDPDVFRDPQTGKEYLYWGNGYLAAVPLNEDMVSFDKSKVKILTPEDGTFREGTEVIFRNGKYYFFWSENDTRSEDYRVRYAFAESPMGPLTIPKNNLVISKAPEKGIYGTGHNSVIQVPGKDEWYIVYHRFTRPHGIDMGRAAGYHREVCIDRLTFDEEGNITQVEPTVSGIKSIKLD encoded by the coding sequence ATGAAATACATTAGAATGAAAAACCTATTGACCCTATTTGTGATTTTAACCAGTGCTTTATTTTGGGGCACAGGTTGTAATCCTCAAACCCAAGAAAAAGAAGCCTACCTTTTTGCCTATTTTACTGGCAATGGTCCAGGAGAAGAAGCTGTACACTATGCTATCAGTAATGATGGTTTTAATTACCGGGCCTTAAATAATAACCAGCCTGTTATAAAGGCGGACAGCATCAGCCTAAGAGGGGGAGTTCGCGATCCTCATATCTTGCGAGGAGATGATGGCAAAACATTTTATATGGTACTTACCGACCTCTATGTCCCCAATGACGGTTGGTCCAATCAAGGAATGGTCTTTTTGAAATCCAATGACCTTGTAAACTGGACCCACAGTACGATTCATATTCCTGAGGTTTTCCCTGAAACCTTTGGGGATGTCCATAGGGTATGGGCTCCACAGACCATTTATGACCCTGAGGTCCAAAAATACATGGTTTATTTCTCCATGAAACAGGGGAATGGTCCTGATATAATTTACTATGCTTACGCCAATGATGATTTTACTGGCTTGGAAACTGAACCTAAGCAACTTTTTTACCATCCCGAAAACAAATCCTGCATCGATGGTGATATTGTCAAAAAGGATGGCCAATACCACTTGTTCTTTAAAACGGAAGGACATGGTAATGGAATTAAAAAAGCAGTTTCAGATCAGTTGACAGAAGGCTACACCATGGAGGATGAATACCTTCAGCAAACCAAAGAAGCAGTAGAAGGGTCAGGTATATTTAAATTAAATGACAGTGAGAAGTACATTTTGATGTACGATGTTTATATGAAGGGTGAATATCAATTTACCCAAAGTACCGATTTGCAGGAATTTGAAGTAATAGACCAGGATATCAGCATGAATTTTCATCCCCGTCATGGGGTTGTGCTACCCATCACGATGGAAGAAGCTAAGCGATTAGTCGATGCTTATGGAATTGATGAGAAAAACCTGATCATGGGGGTCAATAATGACCAGGTTTATGAAAAAAATGTTGACTTGGATCAAGAAGAGGAAACTATTTATTTGCCGGTCAAAAATGAGGTGGATTTAAGCGCAGTTGATCCGGAGTTTCAAATGTTTACAGGTTATTCCTTAAGCCCTTCAGGTGCACAGGATTTTAGCAATGGGCCGGTAAGCTATACTTTGACCAAACCTGATGGTTCAACTCAAACAATTGAAGTTTCTGCGAAAAAGGACAATAACCCAGCTCTAAAGGGATACTATGCGGATCCTGAAATTATTTATTCCAACAAGACCGGAAAATTCCATATTTATCCAACCAGTGATGGATTTACCGGGTGGTCCGGCACTTATTTTAAATCTTTTTCCTCCGAAGATTTGACCAATTGGCAGGATGATGGTGTCATCCTGGATCTGAAAAAAGACGTTGAGTGGGCTGATAGAAATGCCTGGGCACCGTGTGCCATTGAAAAAGAAATCGATGGAGAATATAAGTATTTCTACTATTTCACCGCTGCACAAAAAGTTGGTGTTGCCGTGGCTGATGACCCTGCAGGCCCCTTTGTGGATTCCGGAAAACCATTAGTGGATTTTAGGCCAGAAGGAGTTCGTGGAGGCCAGGAAATTGATCCGGATGTTTTTAGAGATCCACAGACGGGAAAAGAATATTTGTATTGGGGAAATGGCTATTTGGCTGCTGTTCCGCTAAATGAAGATATGGTCAGCTTTGACAAAAGTAAAGTTAAGATTTTGACTCCTGAAGATGGTACTTTCAGGGAGGGAACAGAGGTAATCTTTAGAAATGGCAAATACTATTTCTTTTGGTCTGAAAATGATACCCGAAGTGAAGATTACCGCGTAAGATATGCCTTTGCAGAATCTCCAATGGGGCCACTTACCATTCCGAAAAATAATTTAGTGATTTCCAAAGCTCCGGAGAAGGGAATCTATGGGACTGGTCATAATTCAGTGATCCAGGTGCCTGGAAAGGATGAATGGTACATTGTTTACCACAGATTTACCCGCCCTCATGGTATTGATATGGGCAGGGCTGCTGGTTATCACCGGGAAGTCTGTATTGACCGCCTTACTTTTGACGAGGAAGGAAATATCACCCAGGTAGAACCAACAGTTAGTGGAATAAAAAGCATAAAATTAGACTAA